Part of the Rhodobacteraceae bacterium M385 genome is shown below.
CGTGCTGGCCTTGGCGGCTGATGTGATGTTCATCGGTCCGTTGACGGGACCGGGGACGACCTTTGCGGTTCTCGCCATTCCTTTCGGTCTGACGGTCTATGGGTGCTACCACGCCGTGGGGCGTCTGTCGCAGAACGAGCTGTTGCGTGTGGTCTTCCCGCCGCTGGTTTTGATCGTGGCGGTTCTGGGCTCGATCCTTGGCGGGATCACCAACCCGACACCGGCGGCCGCCTTGGGCGCAGCTGGGGCGATCATGTTGGCGGCCTATCGCAAGTTTGGCGATGACCGCGGCGGCGCGAAGATCATTGTTGGGGCGGCCTTTGCCGTGGTGATCATGATCGTCGTGGGCGTGAACTTTGACCTGCGGATGTCGCGCGAGGCCGTAACCGTTGCCGATTGGCTGGCCTATATCGTGACGCAAGCTGCCTATCACTTCGCCTTCTTCGGCCTGCTTTTTGCCTGCTGGACGCTTTTGCGCACTAGCGTTTTGGGACCAGTTGTGCGCGAAACGGCGAAGGTCACGAGCATGGTGTTTACCATCCTCATCGGGAGCCAAGTGTTGAACCTGACGCTGATCGCCTTTGGCGGTGAGCATTACATCCAGCAGTTTCTGCGGGCGTTTGACCAGGAATGGGTCGTGTTCCTGCTGGTGATGGCGATCTTGTTCTTCCTGGGCTTCGTGCTCGACTTCCTGGAGATCATCTACATCGTGATCCCCATCGTGGGGCCGGTCATTTATGGCGGGACGCTGGACCCGAAATGGGTGACGATCATGATCGCGGTGAACTTGCAGACCTCGTTCCTGACACCGCCATTTGGGTTTGCGCTATTCTACCTAAGGGGCGTGGCGCCAAAGTCGGTGACGACGGGGCACATCTACCGAGGGGTGCTGCCGTTTGTGGGCATTCAGGTGTTGGGATTGGCGATCTTGTGGTTCTTCCCGGGCATCGTGACGATCGTGCCGGACCTGCTGCCGAACTAGGGTTTCGAGAGCCTGTAGAGATTGGGGAAGGGGGGCCATGGCGGCCCTCCTTTTTCGTTTGGAGGCGCGGAGGAGGGGGTGGACCCTCCGGGGGCGATATTTTTGAAAAGATGAAGGGGGGCCGTGCGCGTTTACGCGGAGGGTTCGATCAGATCCCAGAGGTTGCCCCAAGGGTCGCGCCATTGGGCGACGGTGCCGTAGGGCTCGTGCCGGGGCGTTTCTAAGAGAGTGCCGCCCGCGGCGGTGATCTTGGCGGCGTCCTCAGTGAAGTTGCTTGAGTGCAGGAAAAAGCCCACACGGTCGCCGGTTTGCTGGCCAAGGGCCGAGGACTGGCTAGCGGTTGTGGGCATTGCGAGGAGGAGGGCGGGGCCCTGTGGGGAGGGGCTGACGGTGACCCAACGCTTGTGGGTTTGGTCCTCGTCGCTCAGCAACGTCCAGCCGAGGCCATTGACGAAGAAGGCGATGCCCTCGTCGTAGTCGGGCACGATTAGGGTCAAGAGCGCGAGGCGCATCAGCGGTTTCT
Proteins encoded:
- a CDS encoding VOC family protein → MRLALLTLIVPDYDEGIAFFVNGLGWTLLSDEDQTHKRWVTVSPSPQGPALLLAMPTTASQSSALGQQTGDRVGFFLHSSNFTEDAAKITAAGGTLLETPRHEPYGTVAQWRDPWGNLWDLIEPSA